In Lacrimispora indolis DSM 755, a genomic segment contains:
- the hcp gene encoding hydroxylamine reductase encodes MSMFCYQCQETAKNTGCTIKGVCGKNEEVAKLQDLLIYAVKGISEIVVKTKTDVSGINTINHEVLTSLFITITNANFDADAIEKQIVKVLGLRDQLAKDTGYNGNQDAAVFTVDSRESMLSKASKVGVLATENEDVRSLRELIIYGIKGLAAYTEHAFNIGKEDVSIYSFMYEGLAATLDDSLTADDLVALTLKTGEYGVKGMALLDEANTSRYGNPEITSVNIGVRKNPAILISGHDLTDMEQLLEQTKGTGVDVYTHGEMLPAHYYPAFKKYDNFVGNYGNSWWMQVGEFESFHGPILFTTNCIVPPKTPEVAERIFTTGAAGFPGCPNIPADENGKKDFSAIIEMAKKLPSPDEIETGSIVGGFAHNQVLALADKVVDAVKSGAIKKFFVMAGCDGRMKSREYYTEFAKQLPKDTIILTAGCAKYRYNKLELGDIGGIPRVLDAGQCNDSYSLAVIALKLKEVFGLDDVNKLPIAYNIAWYEQKAVIVLLALLYLGVKNIHLGPTLPGFLSPNVAKVLVETFGIAGIGTVEDDIELFMNA; translated from the coding sequence ATGAGCATGTTTTGCTATCAGTGTCAGGAGACAGCTAAAAACACAGGCTGTACCATTAAGGGTGTCTGTGGTAAGAATGAGGAGGTCGCCAAGCTTCAGGATCTGCTCATTTATGCGGTAAAGGGTATTTCTGAAATTGTTGTAAAGACAAAAACCGATGTTTCAGGGATCAACACAATCAATCATGAGGTGCTGACAAGCCTCTTTATTACGATCACAAACGCTAACTTTGATGCGGATGCAATTGAAAAGCAGATCGTAAAGGTTCTTGGTTTAAGAGACCAGCTTGCAAAAGATACGGGTTACAACGGAAACCAGGATGCCGCAGTATTTACTGTGGATTCCAGAGAATCCATGCTTTCCAAGGCTTCCAAAGTTGGGGTTCTTGCTACGGAAAATGAAGATGTCCGTTCTTTAAGAGAACTGATCATCTACGGAATCAAGGGTCTGGCCGCTTACACAGAGCATGCATTCAATATTGGGAAAGAGGATGTTTCCATTTATTCCTTTATGTACGAAGGACTTGCTGCAACTCTTGACGACAGCCTTACAGCTGATGATCTGGTTGCTTTGACTTTAAAGACCGGTGAATACGGAGTAAAGGGAATGGCTCTTCTTGATGAGGCCAATACCTCCCGCTACGGAAATCCGGAAATCACTTCCGTTAATATCGGCGTCAGAAAGAATCCGGCCATTCTCATTTCCGGCCATGATTTAACAGATATGGAGCAGCTTTTAGAGCAGACAAAGGGGACAGGTGTGGATGTTTACACCCATGGAGAAATGCTTCCTGCCCATTATTATCCTGCATTTAAGAAATATGACAACTTTGTAGGAAACTACGGAAACTCCTGGTGGATGCAGGTTGGCGAATTTGAGTCCTTTCACGGACCGATTCTGTTTACCACAAACTGTATCGTTCCTCCAAAAACACCGGAAGTTGCAGAAAGAATTTTTACAACAGGTGCGGCAGGCTTCCCGGGCTGTCCTAATATTCCTGCAGACGAAAACGGAAAGAAAGATTTTTCTGCCATCATCGAAATGGCAAAGAAGCTTCCTTCTCCTGATGAGATCGAAACAGGCAGCATTGTAGGCGGTTTTGCCCACAATCAGGTGCTGGCACTTGCTGATAAAGTAGTTGATGCCGTAAAATCAGGAGCTATTAAAAAGTTCTTTGTTATGGCAGGCTGCGACGGCAGAATGAAATCCAGAGAGTACTATACGGAATTTGCAAAGCAGCTTCCAAAGGATACCATCATTCTTACGGCAGGCTGTGCAAAATACAGATACAACAAGCTGGAGCTGGGCGACATCGGCGGAATCCCAAGAGTTCTGGATGCAGGACAGTGTAATGACTCCTACTCCCTGGCAGTGATCGCGCTGAAATTAAAAGAAGTATTCGGCCTTGATGATGTTAATAAGCTTCCTATCGCTTATAACATCGCATGGTATGAGCAGAAAGCAGTTATCGTGCTTCTTGCGCTGCTTTACTTAGGAGTGAAGAACATTCATTTAGGACCCACATTACCAGGATTCTTATCTCCAAATGTTGCCAAAGTTCTTGTTGAAACATTTGGAATTGCAGGAATCGGCACGGTAGAAGATGATATCGAATTATTCATGAATGCATAA
- a CDS encoding cytidine deaminase family protein: MNIWNEMYNRAKQVQNPRTISPFIDAGGVAAAILTANNNIFVGVCIDTSSSLGMCAERNAIANMITHGESKITKVLAIMPDGKIGPPCGACREFMMQLDKDSKDIDVLMDKDTLETVKLGDLCPNWWTDSRFSQL, translated from the coding sequence ATGAACATATGGAATGAGATGTATAACAGGGCTAAACAGGTTCAAAATCCAAGAACCATTTCTCCGTTTATTGATGCGGGCGGAGTTGCCGCTGCTATATTAACAGCAAATAACAATATTTTTGTCGGAGTTTGCATTGATACCAGTTCTTCCCTTGGAATGTGCGCGGAACGCAATGCAATTGCAAATATGATAACCCATGGGGAAAGTAAAATAACCAAAGTTCTTGCAATTATGCCTGACGGAAAAATCGGGCCCCCGTGCGGGGCCTGCAGAGAATTTATGATGCAGCTGGATAAGGACAGCAAAGACATTGACGTCCTGATGGATAAGGATACGTTAGAGACAGTGAAGCTTGGCGATTTATGTCCCAATTGGTGGACAGACAGCCGTTTCAGCCAGCTTTAA
- a CDS encoding ferredoxin — protein sequence MKATVDREGCIECGLCASICPEVFRMGDDGPAEAYVDEVPESSEQTAVEAQEGCPVSVITVE from the coding sequence ATGAAAGCAACGGTAGATAGAGAGGGTTGTATTGAATGTGGATTGTGTGCATCAATCTGTCCGGAGGTGTTCCGAATGGGGGATGACGGACCTGCAGAAGCATATGTTGATGAAGTGCCGGAATCTTCGGAGCAAACAGCAGTGGAAGCTCAGGAAGGCTGTCCTGTTTCGGTTATAACAGTAGAATAA